The Vicia villosa cultivar HV-30 ecotype Madison, WI unplaced genomic scaffold, Vvil1.0 ctg.001122F_1_1, whole genome shotgun sequence genome includes a window with the following:
- the LOC131633410 gene encoding mitochondrial metalloendopeptidase OMA1-like isoform X2: protein MAWYRRGKLVVDGFHTLASRVSSQNSIFQPSSRALQSGYLNSRSKGAIFNGFSSFSSVSKRLGKEGFEVNKSFRRLYYVDPRNVQHFRARGPRRWIQNPRHVLIAVVVGSGVFVTVYFGNMETVPYTKRTHLILMSRAMERKLGESEFEKMKVSFKGKLLPAIHPESVRVRMIANEIVDALKRGLSKENVWSDLGYASENATVSEENGRETLSALTDNGEKVEGNWHREDEILDDNWVHKSRKKGSQPDTGHLDGLNWEILVVNEPVVNAFCLPGGKIVVFTGLLEHFRSDAEIATIIGHEVGHAVARHSAEGMTKNLWFFILQLVLIQFVTPDIVNTMSSLFLRLPFSRRCSTMMI, encoded by the exons ATGGCATGGTATAGAAGAGGAAAGCTCGTTGTTGATGGTTTTCACACCTTGGCTTCGAGGGTTTCATCTCAAAATTCAATCTTTCAACCTAGTTCGAGAGCTTTACAATCTGGGTATTTGAATTCACGTTCTAAAGGTGCTATCTTTAATGGGTTTTCTTCGTTTTCTTCAGTTTCTAAGAGATTAGGTAAAGAGGGTTTTGAAGTTAATAAGAGTTTTAGGAGACTTTACTATGTGGATCCTCGAAATGTGCAGCATTTTAGGGCGAGAGGTCCAAGACGTTGGATTCAGAATCCTAGACATGTGTTGATTGCTGTTGTGGTTGGTTCAGGTGTTTTTGTTACTGTGTATTTTGGAAATATGGAAACTGTTCCTTACACGAAGCGAACGCATTTGATTTTGATGTCCAGAGCGATGGAGAGGAAGCTTGGGGAGAGTGAGTTTGAGAAGATGAaggtgtcttttaaggggaaGTTGTTGCCTGCAATACATCCTGAGAGTGTGAGGGTGAGGATGATAGCGAATGAGATTGTTGATGCGTTGAAGAGAGGGTTGAGTAAGGAGAATGTGTGGAGTGATTTAGGGTATGCTTCGGAGAATGCTACGGTGAGTGAAGAGAATGGGAGGGAGACGCTTAGTGCGTTGACGGATAATGGAGAGAAAGTTGAAGGGAATTGGCATCGAGAGGATGAGATTCTTGATGATAATTGGGTTCATAAGAGTAGGAAAAAAGGTTCGCAGCCTGATACGGGGCATTTAGATGGATTGAATTGGGAGATTTTGGTGGTGAATGAGCCGGTTGTTAATGCCTTTTGCTTACCTGGTGGGAAGATAGTTGTATTTACGGGTTTGCTTGAACATTTTCGAAGTGATGCTGAGATTGCAACCATTATTGGACATGAG GTTGGACATGCTGTGGCTAGACATAGTGCTGAGGGCATGACAAAGAATCTGTGGTTTTTTATTCTGCAATTGGTACTTATTCAATTCGTCACACCTGATATTGTCAACACAATGTCATCGCTTTTCTTACGGTTGCCTTTCTCCAGACG GTGTAGTACCATGATGATATAA
- the LOC131633410 gene encoding mitochondrial metalloendopeptidase OMA1-like isoform X1 gives MAWYRRGKLVVDGFHTLASRVSSQNSIFQPSSRALQSGYLNSRSKGAIFNGFSSFSSVSKRLGKEGFEVNKSFRRLYYVDPRNVQHFRARGPRRWIQNPRHVLIAVVVGSGVFVTVYFGNMETVPYTKRTHLILMSRAMERKLGESEFEKMKVSFKGKLLPAIHPESVRVRMIANEIVDALKRGLSKENVWSDLGYASENATVSEENGRETLSALTDNGEKVEGNWHREDEILDDNWVHKSRKKGSQPDTGHLDGLNWEILVVNEPVVNAFCLPGGKIVVFTGLLEHFRSDAEIATIIGHEVGHAVARHSAEGMTKNLWFFILQLVLIQFVTPDIVNTMSSLFLRLPFSRRMEIEADYIGILLLASAGYDPRVAPKVYEKLGKVTGESSLRDYLSTHPSGKKRAELLAQAQVMEEALTMYKNVRAGRGVEGFL, from the exons ATGGCATGGTATAGAAGAGGAAAGCTCGTTGTTGATGGTTTTCACACCTTGGCTTCGAGGGTTTCATCTCAAAATTCAATCTTTCAACCTAGTTCGAGAGCTTTACAATCTGGGTATTTGAATTCACGTTCTAAAGGTGCTATCTTTAATGGGTTTTCTTCGTTTTCTTCAGTTTCTAAGAGATTAGGTAAAGAGGGTTTTGAAGTTAATAAGAGTTTTAGGAGACTTTACTATGTGGATCCTCGAAATGTGCAGCATTTTAGGGCGAGAGGTCCAAGACGTTGGATTCAGAATCCTAGACATGTGTTGATTGCTGTTGTGGTTGGTTCAGGTGTTTTTGTTACTGTGTATTTTGGAAATATGGAAACTGTTCCTTACACGAAGCGAACGCATTTGATTTTGATGTCCAGAGCGATGGAGAGGAAGCTTGGGGAGAGTGAGTTTGAGAAGATGAaggtgtcttttaaggggaaGTTGTTGCCTGCAATACATCCTGAGAGTGTGAGGGTGAGGATGATAGCGAATGAGATTGTTGATGCGTTGAAGAGAGGGTTGAGTAAGGAGAATGTGTGGAGTGATTTAGGGTATGCTTCGGAGAATGCTACGGTGAGTGAAGAGAATGGGAGGGAGACGCTTAGTGCGTTGACGGATAATGGAGAGAAAGTTGAAGGGAATTGGCATCGAGAGGATGAGATTCTTGATGATAATTGGGTTCATAAGAGTAGGAAAAAAGGTTCGCAGCCTGATACGGGGCATTTAGATGGATTGAATTGGGAGATTTTGGTGGTGAATGAGCCGGTTGTTAATGCCTTTTGCTTACCTGGTGGGAAGATAGTTGTATTTACGGGTTTGCTTGAACATTTTCGAAGTGATGCTGAGATTGCAACCATTATTGGACATGAG GTTGGACATGCTGTGGCTAGACATAGTGCTGAGGGCATGACAAAGAATCTGTGGTTTTTTATTCTGCAATTGGTACTTATTCAATTCGTCACACCTGATATTGTCAACACAATGTCATCGCTTTTCTTACGGTTGCCTTTCTCCAGACG GATGGAAATAGAAGCTGATTACATTGGAATTCTATTACTTGCATCAGCGGGCTATGATCCCCGCGTGGCACCTAAAGTTTACGAGAAATTGGGAAAAGTGACTGGCGAATCTTCGCTTAGAGACTATCTCTCTACTCATCCATCCGGAAAGAAAAGAGCAGAGTTGCTTGCTCAAGCTCAGGTAATGGAAGAAGCTCTTACTATGTATAAGAATGTAAGAGCTGGACGTGGGGTTGAAGGATTTCTTTAG